From Brevibacillus marinus, a single genomic window includes:
- the fliG gene encoding flagellar motor switch protein FliG: protein MARATKELSGRQKAAILLISLGPEVSAQVFKHLREDEIEQLTLEIANVRKVAGDEKERVLQEFHQIAVAQEVIAQGGIAYAKEILEKALGESKAIDIINRLTANLQVRPFDFARKADPGQILNFIQNEHSQTIALVLSYLDANQAAMILSELPPERQADVAKRVALMDSTSPEVIAQVEQVLEQKLSATVTQDYSQAGGIETIVNILNGVDRSTERTILDSLEIQDPELAEEIKKRMFVFEDIATLDNRSIQRVIRDVDNADLQLALKVASEEVRETIFRNMSKRMAETFKEEMEFMGPVRLRDVEEAQSRIVATIRRLEEAGEIIIARGGGDDIIV from the coding sequence ATGGCTCGCGCCACCAAGGAACTGTCAGGCAGACAAAAGGCTGCGATTCTTCTGATTTCGCTTGGCCCGGAAGTATCAGCACAAGTATTCAAGCACTTGCGGGAAGACGAAATCGAGCAATTGACGCTTGAGATCGCCAATGTCAGAAAAGTGGCAGGAGACGAGAAAGAAAGAGTGCTGCAAGAGTTTCACCAAATTGCCGTGGCGCAGGAAGTCATCGCCCAAGGCGGGATCGCTTACGCAAAAGAGATTTTGGAAAAAGCGCTCGGCGAATCGAAAGCGATTGACATCATCAATCGGTTGACTGCCAACCTGCAAGTGCGTCCGTTCGACTTTGCCCGCAAGGCGGATCCGGGGCAAATCCTGAACTTCATTCAAAACGAGCATTCGCAAACGATCGCGCTTGTCCTGTCCTATCTGGATGCCAACCAGGCTGCCATGATTCTCTCGGAACTGCCGCCGGAGCGGCAGGCTGACGTGGCGAAGCGTGTCGCTTTGATGGACAGCACCTCTCCGGAAGTCATCGCCCAGGTGGAACAGGTGTTGGAGCAGAAGCTCTCCGCCACCGTAACCCAGGATTACTCGCAAGCGGGCGGAATTGAGACGATTGTCAATATCCTCAATGGGGTTGACCGCAGCACCGAGCGAACCATCCTGGATTCCTTGGAAATTCAGGATCCCGAGCTGGCCGAAGAGATCAAAAAGCGCATGTTCGTCTTCGAAGATATCGCGACGCTCGACAACCGTTCGATCCAGCGCGTCATCCGCGATGTGGACAATGCCGACCTGCAACTTGCACTCAAGGTGGCCAGCGAAGAGGTGCGGGAAACGATCTTCCGCAACATGTCCAAACGGATGGCCGAGACGTTCAAGGAAGAGATGGAGTTTATGGGGCCCGTCCGGCTGCGTGACGTCGAAGAAGCGCAATCGCGCATCGTCGCGACGATCCGCCGCTTAGAGGAGGCTGGTGAGATCATTATCGCCCGCGGCGGAGGTGATGACATCATTGTCTAG
- a CDS encoding FliH/SctL family protein — translation MTERLQEKTEKIHPELEKAEKEARILLQDAEETARKLLEEAKQQAAELRQQAQQEIAQWWQEKQQELTELAAQVRQQAYAEGVAQGREEGSAAVWKEEQQRIDQAQEVLKQAHANKEQIIAEAEPFLVALSVEIAKKIIGEELQLKPERISEMVKDVLRRSQVHGQITLCVHHRNYPLMEEQRSQLLSLLDGQAELIVLPDYSVQDDGCVIRTPFGSVDARIDTQLAEIKEALLSIAKRSEAEDHA, via the coding sequence ATGACGGAAAGGTTGCAGGAAAAAACAGAAAAAATTCATCCAGAATTGGAAAAAGCGGAAAAAGAGGCGCGCATCCTGCTGCAGGACGCGGAAGAGACGGCCCGCAAACTGCTGGAGGAAGCGAAGCAGCAAGCGGCAGAGCTGCGTCAGCAAGCGCAGCAGGAGATTGCGCAATGGTGGCAGGAAAAGCAGCAGGAATTGACGGAATTGGCCGCACAGGTCCGCCAACAGGCCTATGCGGAGGGAGTGGCGCAAGGCAGGGAAGAGGGCAGCGCCGCTGTCTGGAAAGAAGAGCAGCAGCGCATTGACCAGGCCCAGGAAGTGCTGAAGCAGGCACATGCGAACAAGGAACAGATTATCGCCGAGGCCGAACCGTTTCTCGTCGCCTTGAGCGTGGAGATTGCCAAAAAGATCATCGGCGAGGAACTGCAGCTAAAGCCGGAGCGGATCAGCGAAATGGTGAAAGATGTGCTGCGGCGCTCGCAGGTGCATGGGCAAATCACCCTGTGCGTCCATCACCGCAACTATCCCCTGATGGAGGAACAGCGCAGCCAGCTTCTCTCCTTGTTGGACGGACAAGCAGAGCTGATCGTCCTGCCCGACTATTCGGTACAGGATGACGGCTGCGTGATCAGGACGCCGTTTGGCAGCGTTGACGCGCGAATCGACACGCAGCTGGCAGAGATCAAAGAGGCGTTGCTGTCGATCGCCAAGAGAAGCGAGGCGGAAGATCATGCTTGA
- the fliI gene encoding flagellar protein export ATPase FliI: protein MLDLSRYRQVLQQLDPVRVNGKVTQVVGLTVESQGPEAKLGEICQIYSQHNQQPIAAEVVGFRDNKVLLMPLGELSAIGPGCDVVATGQSLAVKVGYEILGRVLDGLGRPLDGSPLPFGLTAYPTNNQPPNPLSRPRIVEPLGTGVRAIDGLLTIGKGQRVGIFAGSGVGKSTLLGMIARNTSADINVIALIGERGREVMEFIQRDLGEEGLKRSVVVVATSDQPAMIRIKGAMIATSIAEYFRDRGLNVMLMMDSVTRFAMAQREIGLAIGEPPATRGYTPSVFALLPRLLERAGTSAKGTITAFYTVLVDSDDMNDPIADAVRGILDGHIVLDRKIAQKGHFPAIDVLASVSRVMNEICSDEHLEAARRCKTHLSTYREAEDLINIGAYKPGSNREIDAAIRYHGLIREFTAQGTHEPAEFSNTINALIAHFGGTSP from the coding sequence ATGCTTGATCTGAGCAGGTATCGGCAGGTGCTGCAACAGCTGGATCCGGTACGCGTCAACGGCAAAGTGACCCAGGTGGTGGGGCTGACGGTAGAGTCGCAGGGGCCGGAAGCGAAGCTGGGGGAAATCTGCCAGATTTACTCGCAGCACAACCAGCAGCCGATTGCCGCGGAAGTGGTCGGGTTCCGCGACAACAAGGTGCTGTTGATGCCGTTGGGGGAGCTCTCCGCGATCGGGCCGGGCTGCGATGTGGTGGCGACGGGACAATCGCTCGCGGTGAAAGTCGGCTATGAAATCCTCGGCCGCGTGCTGGATGGGCTGGGGCGGCCGTTGGATGGCAGTCCGCTGCCGTTTGGCTTGACTGCCTATCCGACGAACAATCAGCCGCCCAATCCGCTCAGCCGCCCCCGGATCGTCGAACCGCTCGGTACCGGGGTGCGGGCGATCGACGGGTTGTTGACGATCGGCAAAGGGCAGCGGGTCGGCATCTTCGCCGGGTCCGGCGTGGGCAAAAGCACGCTTTTGGGAATGATCGCCCGCAACACATCCGCCGACATCAACGTGATCGCCTTGATCGGGGAGCGCGGGCGGGAAGTGATGGAGTTTATCCAGCGCGATTTAGGTGAGGAAGGACTGAAGCGGTCCGTTGTCGTCGTCGCGACGTCCGATCAGCCGGCGATGATTCGCATCAAAGGAGCGATGATCGCTACTTCCATTGCCGAGTATTTTCGCGATCGCGGCCTGAACGTCATGCTGATGATGGATTCGGTGACCCGGTTTGCGATGGCGCAGCGGGAGATCGGCTTAGCGATCGGCGAGCCGCCAGCAACGCGCGGGTATACGCCATCGGTGTTTGCGCTCCTGCCCCGGCTGTTGGAGCGAGCGGGAACGTCGGCCAAGGGGACGATCACCGCTTTTTACACCGTGCTGGTTGATTCCGACGACATGAATGATCCGATTGCCGATGCCGTGCGCGGCATCTTGGACGGGCACATCGTGCTGGACCGGAAGATTGCGCAAAAAGGGCATTTCCCGGCAATTGACGTGCTGGCCAGTGTCAGCCGCGTGATGAACGAAATTTGTTCCGATGAGCATCTGGAAGCGGCCCGCCGCTGCAAGACGCATTTGTCTACCTACCGCGAAGCGGAGGATCTGATCAACATCGGCGCCTACAAGCCGGGCAGCAACCGCGAGATCGATGCGGCGATTCGCTATCACGGCCTGATCCGTGAGTTCACGGCGCAGGGAACCCATGAACCGGCCGAGTTTTCCAACACGATCAACGCGCTGATCGCGCACTTTGGAGGGACGAGTCCATGA
- the fliJ gene encoding flagellar export protein FliJ, with protein MKTFTFHLQKILDLKEKEREQAEWAFGQSLRKKAEAEARLVELTRHREEVNRSLYQLQSQTCSVSRLIEANRYQRAVERAIQTQRQTVYGCEREVEERKRILTSRMQESKLWEQLRERAKERFELAQKQLEQKELDEIGTSRYVLQKAGRTSPAAERSL; from the coding sequence ATGAAGACGTTCACCTTTCATCTCCAGAAGATCCTCGATCTGAAGGAAAAGGAACGGGAACAGGCAGAGTGGGCTTTCGGCCAATCGCTGCGGAAGAAGGCCGAGGCGGAGGCAAGACTGGTCGAATTGACCCGGCATCGCGAGGAAGTGAATCGCTCGCTCTATCAGCTGCAGAGCCAGACCTGCAGCGTCTCCCGCCTGATCGAAGCGAACCGCTACCAACGGGCGGTCGAGCGGGCCATTCAGACACAGCGGCAAACCGTGTACGGCTGTGAGCGCGAGGTGGAGGAGCGCAAGCGGATTCTCACCTCGCGGATGCAGGAGAGCAAGCTGTGGGAACAGCTTCGCGAGCGGGCGAAGGAGCGGTTCGAGCTGGCTCAGAAACAGTTGGAGCAAAAAGAATTGGACGAAATCGGCACCAGCCGGTATGTCCTGCAGAAGGCCGGCCGGACAAGCCCGGCTGCGGAACGATCCCTGTAG
- a CDS encoding MotE family protein, producing MEELEEERPYSWWERFLYIFLIPALFASVLGGVLLNLSGYDVLGKILEAGNSIPVLEKIVPGSGAQDAAEEQTKPDPLAELQGELQQKNQQIAQLEEALSEKEAAIQAMQQRADELQKMLEDKQADEAERQKQYQDLAKLYTSMSSRNAAAIIGNLSLEEAVAVLAKMKPEDRADILAKMDPKKAADISVLIKDSVISKDDDIAALQQRINALTKALSETRPESQVRLDSLVNSFSQMAPSDAASILIAMMGTNQRGALSILAEMANDKRAQVLAAISAQNKAMAARISNELLR from the coding sequence ATGGAAGAGCTGGAAGAAGAGAGGCCATACAGCTGGTGGGAACGGTTTTTGTACATCTTCTTGATCCCGGCGCTGTTCGCCAGTGTCCTGGGCGGCGTCCTGCTTAATCTGTCCGGCTACGATGTGCTCGGAAAAATTCTCGAAGCAGGCAATTCCATCCCCGTACTTGAAAAAATCGTGCCGGGCAGCGGCGCTCAGGATGCGGCTGAGGAACAGACGAAACCGGATCCGCTGGCGGAACTTCAGGGCGAACTGCAGCAAAAAAATCAGCAAATCGCCCAGCTGGAGGAAGCGCTGAGCGAAAAAGAGGCAGCGATCCAAGCGATGCAGCAGCGGGCCGACGAACTGCAGAAGATGCTGGAAGACAAGCAGGCTGACGAAGCCGAACGGCAAAAGCAGTACCAGGATCTGGCCAAGCTGTATACATCCATGTCCTCGCGAAACGCCGCTGCGATCATCGGCAATTTGTCGCTGGAAGAAGCGGTTGCGGTGTTGGCCAAGATGAAGCCGGAGGATCGGGCCGATATTCTCGCCAAGATGGATCCGAAAAAGGCAGCGGACATCTCCGTTTTGATCAAGGACTCGGTCATCAGCAAGGATGACGATATTGCCGCTTTGCAGCAGCGGATCAACGCGCTGACCAAAGCGTTGAGCGAGACGCGCCCGGAGAGTCAGGTGCGGCTCGATTCGCTGGTCAACTCGTTCTCGCAGATGGCCCCCAGTGATGCGGCCTCAATCCTGATCGCGATGATGGGAACGAATCAGCGAGGTGCCCTCTCGATTTTGGCGGAGATGGCCAATGACAAACGGGCCCAGGTGCTCGCTGCAATCTCCGCGCAAAACAAGGCGATGGCGGCAAGGATTTCCAACGAGTTGCTGCGATAA
- a CDS encoding flagellar hook-length control protein FliK, translating to MNVAYVITMNGGQATPAVAGSKLADSAATSLNPLFALQLGALLQSMQTPQPAEEAQMLQGEDTLDGTAETLLQLLDQLLAEGLLTPEQHEQFTASLEAGQTAHRGTQHSDLLPSAVAVQEHRHLVATFMQLGLAKEQAAALADVLADVSQSDQSVQQTVRRPIAEAVDSLLNKSLNAALAARPALAADDSQPQKGMKPQTAATSLPHGEAGAENRARMALVNQTMQPLRLHQALASYQAESGTASRSQRIPVQQLAAAASQVQPVADEPGSVNHAPAVQSVPIGQPQWLSQPQTAQSGSYPVQSQHFPEQVSHLFVKQLKLTETNGISEAKLVLYPRSLGQIDVKISAQNGVITAYFTADTASGKELLDTQLAQLRTALIQQGLQVDRLEVTHQPSVQQQAFGFQQQREQGRQQQHRQQADSFSAADEQAEFSLEALTEQSASLTALWERARLAGNRLYSAYA from the coding sequence ATGAATGTAGCCTATGTGATCACGATGAATGGCGGGCAAGCAACCCCGGCTGTGGCGGGCAGCAAGCTGGCTGATTCTGCCGCGACTTCCCTCAATCCATTGTTTGCCCTGCAGTTGGGAGCGCTGCTGCAAAGCATGCAGACGCCGCAACCTGCGGAAGAAGCGCAGATGCTGCAGGGTGAGGACACGCTGGACGGCACAGCCGAGACACTGCTCCAGCTGCTGGACCAGTTGCTGGCGGAGGGCTTGCTGACACCCGAACAGCACGAACAGTTCACCGCTTCGCTGGAGGCCGGGCAAACGGCTCATCGCGGGACGCAGCACAGCGATCTGCTGCCCTCGGCTGTAGCCGTTCAGGAGCACCGCCATCTCGTTGCTACGTTCATGCAGCTGGGATTGGCGAAAGAGCAGGCAGCCGCTTTGGCTGACGTGCTTGCCGACGTCTCCCAGTCTGACCAATCCGTTCAGCAAACCGTACGGCGGCCCATTGCCGAAGCTGTCGACAGCTTGCTGAACAAGTCGCTGAACGCAGCTCTCGCGGCCCGACCGGCGCTGGCGGCAGACGACAGCCAACCACAGAAGGGGATGAAGCCGCAAACAGCGGCGACTTCGCTCCCTCATGGGGAAGCGGGAGCGGAAAACAGAGCGCGGATGGCGCTGGTCAATCAGACCATGCAGCCGCTCCGCCTGCATCAGGCGCTGGCCAGCTATCAAGCGGAGAGCGGGACAGCCAGCCGCAGCCAGCGCATCCCTGTCCAGCAGTTGGCGGCGGCCGCAAGCCAAGTTCAGCCTGTGGCGGATGAGCCGGGGAGCGTGAACCATGCGCCGGCCGTGCAGTCAGTGCCCATCGGACAGCCGCAGTGGTTGAGCCAGCCGCAAACCGCGCAGTCCGGCAGCTACCCGGTTCAGTCGCAGCATTTTCCGGAACAAGTCAGCCACTTGTTCGTGAAACAGTTGAAGCTGACGGAAACAAACGGGATCAGCGAAGCCAAGCTGGTGCTGTATCCTCGCTCGCTCGGTCAGATCGATGTGAAGATTTCCGCGCAAAACGGCGTGATTACCGCCTACTTTACGGCTGACACGGCAAGCGGCAAAGAACTGCTCGACACGCAGCTGGCGCAGCTGCGCACAGCCTTGATCCAGCAGGGACTGCAAGTCGACCGACTGGAAGTGACGCACCAACCGTCCGTGCAGCAGCAAGCGTTCGGCTTCCAACAGCAACGAGAGCAAGGGCGCCAGCAGCAACACCGGCAGCAGGCAGACTCCTTCTCCGCTGCTGACGAGCAGGCTGAGTTTTCCCTCGAAGCCCTTACCGAGCAATCGGCCTCGCTGACCGCACTGTGGGAGCGGGCGCGTCTGGCGGGTAATCGGCTCTATTCTGCTTACGCGTGA
- a CDS encoding TIGR02530 family flagellar biosynthesis protein, with the protein MHHSFRVGDRYFPANPAAARPQQPAKPVGKPFQQWLTENLRQPEHKQAAAGRLTFSQHALSRLAERGITLAEADMQRLEGAVQRARAKGAKESLILMDNVAYVVSVVNQKVITAVDQLSMKENVFTNIDSAILL; encoded by the coding sequence ATGCACCATTCATTTCGCGTAGGGGATCGCTACTTTCCGGCCAATCCGGCTGCGGCCAGGCCGCAGCAGCCTGCAAAACCCGTCGGTAAGCCGTTTCAGCAATGGCTGACGGAAAATCTGCGGCAGCCGGAGCACAAGCAGGCGGCCGCCGGCAGGCTTACCTTTAGCCAGCACGCGCTGTCGCGGTTGGCGGAGCGGGGCATTACACTGGCCGAAGCGGATATGCAGCGGCTGGAAGGGGCGGTGCAGCGGGCGAGGGCCAAAGGGGCGAAAGAGTCGCTGATCCTGATGGACAATGTCGCGTATGTCGTGAGCGTCGTCAATCAGAAAGTGATTACCGCCGTTGATCAGTTGAGCATGAAAGAGAACGTGTTCACCAATATCGACAGTGCTATCTTGTTGTGA
- the flgG gene encoding flagellar basal body rod protein FlgG translates to MLRSLYSGVSGMRGFQTKLDVIGNNIANVNTVGFKKSRVMFQDILSQNVAGATGPVEEEVGGLNPKQVGLGSSIASIDVVHTPGSPMTTNLLTDLAIEGDAFFVVNPGGDVETNYLTRNGSFTRDALGQLVTSQGMFVLDADGEIITIPRDEYTSFSIGKNGVITGTTPEGETEEIATIGVVVVSNPSGLKKIGNSLYEVTVNANPDGEYEIVTPTEANSAIISGQLEMSNVDLTEEFTEMIVAQRGFQANSRIITTSDTILEELINLKR, encoded by the coding sequence ATGCTTCGTTCCTTATATTCCGGTGTATCCGGCATGCGCGGGTTTCAAACCAAGCTGGATGTGATCGGCAACAACATCGCCAACGTGAACACGGTGGGATTCAAGAAAAGCCGTGTGATGTTCCAGGATATCCTGAGCCAAAACGTGGCGGGGGCAACCGGACCGGTCGAAGAAGAGGTTGGCGGTCTTAACCCCAAACAGGTGGGCCTCGGCTCAAGCATCGCTTCCATCGATGTGGTGCATACGCCGGGCAGCCCGATGACGACCAACCTGCTGACCGACCTGGCGATTGAGGGGGACGCTTTCTTCGTCGTCAATCCCGGGGGTGACGTGGAAACCAACTACCTGACGCGCAACGGCTCCTTTACCCGCGACGCGCTGGGCCAGTTGGTTACCAGTCAGGGCATGTTCGTGCTGGATGCCGACGGCGAGATCATCACGATCCCGCGTGATGAGTACACCTCCTTCTCGATTGGCAAAAACGGCGTGATTACCGGTACGACCCCTGAAGGTGAGACGGAAGAGATCGCGACGATCGGCGTCGTGGTGGTCAGCAACCCGAGCGGCCTGAAGAAAATCGGCAACTCGCTCTACGAGGTGACGGTCAACGCAAACCCGGACGGCGAATACGAAATCGTCACGCCGACGGAGGCGAACTCCGCGATCATCTCCGGCCAGCTGGAGATGTCCAACGTGGACCTCACCGAAGAGTTTACGGAGATGATCGTCGCGCAGCGCGGCTTCCAGGCCAACTCGCGGATTATCACCACCTCGGACACGATCCTGGAGGAGTTAATCAATCTGAAACGTTAA
- a CDS encoding flagellar FlbD family protein, producing the protein MILLTRLNGSQFYLNVTHIETVEATPDTVITLSNGRKYLVKEPAEQLAKQIRLYYQEISMAAAVPRPTEETIE; encoded by the coding sequence ATGATTTTGCTGACGCGGTTAAACGGCAGTCAATTCTACCTCAATGTGACCCATATTGAAACGGTGGAAGCGACCCCTGATACCGTCATCACCTTGAGCAACGGCAGGAAGTATCTGGTCAAGGAGCCGGCTGAGCAACTGGCCAAACAGATCCGCTTGTATTATCAAGAAATTTCGATGGCAGCCGCGGTTCCACGTCCCACCGAGGAAACCATCGAATAA
- a CDS encoding flagellar basal body-associated FliL family protein, giving the protein MLQNRLFNMALIIIIAITLLGVVAFVLWQTYLSPDQNRAAAEARALTADELVAYTIDTGEITTNLLTNNYIIVQFSITADSEKGKEELEKRKPQINQIIIKTLAGLTPDDIKGTDGLNKLEAKLMNQLSEIMQEGKIVQVILTKHVMS; this is encoded by the coding sequence ATGCTACAAAACAGACTGTTTAACATGGCGCTGATTATCATCATCGCGATTACGCTGCTGGGCGTTGTCGCCTTCGTGCTCTGGCAGACCTACCTGTCGCCGGATCAGAATCGGGCAGCGGCGGAAGCGAGAGCGCTGACGGCAGACGAATTGGTCGCGTACACCATCGATACGGGTGAGATCACGACCAATCTGCTGACCAACAACTACATCATCGTCCAATTCAGCATTACGGCGGACAGCGAGAAGGGAAAAGAGGAACTGGAGAAACGCAAGCCGCAGATCAACCAGATCATCATCAAGACGCTGGCCGGGTTGACTCCGGACGACATCAAAGGAACGGATGGCCTGAACAAACTGGAAGCCAAACTGATGAACCAGCTCAGCGAGATCATGCAGGAAGGCAAAATCGTTCAGGTGATCCTCACCAAACACGTGATGTCCTGA
- the fliM gene encoding flagellar motor switch protein FliM, giving the protein MAEVLSQHEIDALLAALSSGEMDANELKKEESERKVKVYDFKRALRFSKDQIRSLTRIHEIYARLLTTYFSAQLRTFVQINVASVDQLPYDEFIRSIPKMTILNIFEAPPLEGRMVLEINPNIAYAMLDRLLGGQGNTPAKMGALTEIEAIVMERVFAKALESFHEAWKQVIDLDPVLEVMEMNPQFMQIVSPNEIVAVISFSTKIGDTTGMINLCLPHVVIEPIMPKLSGQYWFSSHKKVRDESERLRLQENLKTAKIPVIAELGKATITVGEFLNLSKGDVIQLDQSIESKLKIRVGEHVKFRGQPGTLKGRMAVLIDEVVEEGEEELE; this is encoded by the coding sequence ATGGCCGAGGTTCTCTCACAGCATGAAATCGATGCGCTGTTGGCCGCTCTCTCTTCGGGAGAGATGGACGCAAATGAGCTGAAAAAGGAAGAATCGGAACGAAAAGTCAAGGTGTACGATTTTAAACGGGCCTTGCGCTTTTCCAAAGACCAGATTCGCAGTTTGACGCGCATTCATGAAATCTATGCACGGCTGTTGACCACCTACTTTTCGGCTCAACTTCGGACCTTTGTGCAAATCAATGTCGCCTCTGTCGACCAATTGCCGTACGACGAATTTATCCGTTCCATACCAAAAATGACGATTCTCAACATTTTTGAAGCGCCGCCATTGGAAGGGCGGATGGTTCTCGAGATCAACCCCAACATCGCTTATGCCATGCTGGATCGGCTGCTGGGCGGACAGGGCAATACTCCGGCGAAGATGGGGGCCCTGACGGAAATCGAAGCGATCGTGATGGAACGCGTCTTCGCGAAAGCGCTGGAGAGTTTCCATGAAGCCTGGAAACAGGTGATCGATCTGGATCCGGTCCTGGAAGTAATGGAAATGAATCCGCAGTTCATGCAGATCGTCTCCCCGAACGAGATCGTCGCCGTCATCTCGTTCAGCACCAAGATTGGCGATACGACGGGCATGATCAACTTGTGCCTGCCGCACGTGGTGATTGAGCCGATTATGCCCAAACTGTCCGGACAGTACTGGTTTTCCTCCCACAAAAAAGTGCGCGATGAAAGCGAGCGGCTTCGTCTGCAGGAAAACCTGAAGACGGCCAAGATCCCGGTTATCGCCGAGCTGGGAAAGGCAACGATTACGGTGGGAGAGTTTCTCAACTTGTCAAAGGGAGATGTCATCCAGCTCGATCAATCCATCGAAAGCAAGCTGAAGATCAGAGTGGGGGAACACGTGAAGTTCCGGGGACAGCCGGGAACGTTGAAAGGCCGGATGGCGGTCCTGATTGACGAAGTGGTGGAGGAAGGAGAGGAAGAGCTTGAGTAG
- the fliY gene encoding flagellar motor switch phosphatase FliY, protein MSRDMLSQEEIDALLRANNLGSEGEQTDELSVDQYLTAFEQDALGEIGNISFGSAATALSQLLNQKVDITTPTVSVIKREDLAREFPQPHVAVHVEYTEGFKGINLLVIRIADAAVIADLMMGGEGKPESTELSELHISAVQEAMNQMMGSAATSMSTVFNKLVNISPPGIDVMDLAKELSADEYWAEETLVKVAFRLKVGDQGELIDSSIMQLLPVSFAKQMISMLLGNQDSGQDAAVAAAAASETQAASTHAAHAATPQPEPQPAMQQPSMPQQPQQQPAGADYYGQPSPMHGFPPGYPPYPPYPPQYQQPPMPHHYGGYGAASGTSGTAANVKPAEFTPFSGPPVAQPDDHTNLNLLLDIPLQVTVELGRTKKLIKEILDLSTGSIIQLDKLAGEPVDILVNNKLIAKGEVVVIDENFGVRITDIISQMDRVQKLQ, encoded by the coding sequence TTGAGTAGGGATATGCTGTCACAGGAAGAGATCGATGCCTTGCTACGGGCCAACAACCTGGGCTCCGAGGGAGAGCAAACGGACGAGTTGAGCGTTGACCAGTACCTGACCGCGTTTGAACAAGATGCCCTCGGAGAGATCGGCAACATCTCGTTTGGGAGCGCCGCAACCGCTTTGTCCCAACTGTTAAATCAGAAGGTGGACATCACCACCCCTACGGTCAGCGTGATCAAGCGGGAAGATTTGGCCCGCGAGTTTCCGCAGCCGCATGTGGCAGTTCACGTGGAGTACACGGAGGGCTTTAAAGGGATCAACCTGCTGGTGATTCGCATCGCCGATGCCGCCGTCATCGCTGACTTGATGATGGGAGGGGAGGGCAAACCGGAATCGACGGAATTGAGCGAGCTGCACATCAGCGCCGTCCAGGAAGCGATGAACCAGATGATGGGCTCGGCCGCAACGTCGATGTCCACCGTGTTTAACAAGCTGGTCAACATCTCGCCGCCGGGCATTGACGTGATGGATCTCGCCAAGGAGCTGAGCGCAGACGAGTACTGGGCAGAGGAGACCTTGGTGAAAGTGGCGTTTCGCCTCAAGGTCGGCGACCAGGGTGAACTGATCGACTCTTCGATCATGCAGCTGTTGCCGGTCAGCTTCGCCAAGCAGATGATCAGCATGCTGTTGGGCAACCAAGACAGCGGCCAGGATGCCGCAGTGGCAGCCGCGGCTGCATCGGAAACGCAGGCAGCTTCCACCCATGCTGCGCACGCCGCAACGCCGCAGCCGGAGCCGCAGCCCGCGATGCAGCAGCCGTCCATGCCGCAGCAGCCGCAGCAGCAGCCGGCAGGCGCAGACTACTACGGCCAGCCATCTCCGATGCATGGCTTTCCTCCTGGCTATCCGCCGTACCCGCCGTATCCGCCGCAGTATCAACAGCCGCCCATGCCGCATCACTACGGGGGCTACGGGGCAGCGAGCGGCACAAGCGGCACAGCGGCAAACGTCAAACCTGCGGAATTCACCCCGTTCAGCGGGCCGCCGGTTGCGCAGCCGGATGATCACACCAACCTGAACCTGCTGCTGGACATTCCGCTGCAGGTGACGGTGGAGTTGGGGCGTACCAAGAAGCTGATCAAAGAGATCCTTGACCTGTCCACGGGTTCCATTATCCAGTTGGACAAGCTCGCTGGTGAGCCGGTTGATATCCTGGTCAACAACAAGTTGATTGCCAAGGGCGAAGTTGTGGTAATCGATGAGAATTTTGGTGTGCGCATCACAGATATTATCAGCCAGATGGATCGCGTTCAGAAGCTGCAGTAA
- a CDS encoding response regulator — MSHKILIVDDAAFMRMMIKEILTKNGFTVVGEASDGVQAVEKYKELEPDLVTMDITMPEMDGITALKEIKKVDPNARVIMCSAMGQQAMVIDAIQAGAKDFIVKPFQADRVIEAIKKTLA; from the coding sequence ATGTCACACAAAATCTTGATTGTGGATGACGCCGCATTTATGCGCATGATGATCAAGGAAATTCTGACCAAAAACGGTTTTACCGTGGTTGGCGAAGCCAGCGATGGCGTACAGGCTGTGGAAAAGTACAAAGAATTGGAGCCGGACCTGGTTACGATGGATATTACCATGCCGGAAATGGACGGGATCACCGCTTTGAAAGAGATCAAAAAGGTGGACCCCAATGCTCGCGTCATCATGTGCTCCGCGATGGGACAGCAAGCGATGGTGATTGACGCAATCCAGGCCGGTGCAAAAGATTTTATCGTCAAACCATTCCAGGCAGATCGCGTCATCGAAGCGATCAAAAAGACGCTGGCGTAA